TAGATGATGGCACCCAGAGAGACAGAAACCATCTTGAGTGCAAAGTTGTGGAAGATGCGGCTGAACAGAGCCTCGCCAATGATGACAGCAGCCAGACCAATGACGATCGCGCCACGGCCCATGCCGACATCTGCAAAGCCCTGATACTGGCTCAGCAGAGCGCCAGACAGCGCCACCAGACCGTTGGACACAGCCAGACCCAGCACGATATTGAAGTTGGTGTTGATGCCCTGCGCACGGGACATGGCGGGGTTAGAGCCGGTGGCACGGATGGCACAGCCCAGCTCGGTGCCGAAGAACCAGTACAGAATGCCGATCAGCACCGCTGTGACAATGATGATCATAACGATAGGGTTGTGGAGAGCGAACTCCTTGACCCAGCGCAGGGAGATCAACAGGTTGTACTTGTCCACGTTGATGGCCTGATTGGCCTTGCCCATGATTTTGAGGTTAATGGAATACAGCGAAAGCTGGGTCAGGATGCCGGCAAGGATGGCCGGAATGCCCATAAATGTGTGCAGGACACCGGTGACGAAGCCGGACAGCAGGCCTGCCAGCAGCGCCATGAGCAGGGAAACCCAGACGTTCTGGCCGGACAGCAGGCACATGACGCACACTGCACCGCCGGTGCCAAAGGAGCCGTCCACGGTCAGATCGGCCACATCCAGAATACGGTAGGTCAGGTACACGCCAATGGCCATGATACCCCAGATAAGGCCCTGTGCACAGGCACCCGGCAAAGCGCCCGGCAGGTTTGCCAGTCTTGCAATGATTTCCAAAACAATTCCTCCTAAACGTTACACTTTTTTACTTCCCGTTTGATACGGGAAAGCGGAGAAGAGCACTTTTTACCCTTCTCCGCTGATTTTCTGTTTGGTTTCCCGGAGTATTT
Above is a genomic segment from Faecalibacterium taiwanense containing:
- a CDS encoding ABC transporter permease; translated protein: MEIIARLANLPGALPGACAQGLIWGIMAIGVYLTYRILDVADLTVDGSFGTGGAVCVMCLLSGQNVWVSLLMALLAGLLSGFVTGVLHTFMGIPAILAGILTQLSLYSINLKIMGKANQAINVDKYNLLISLRWVKEFALHNPIVMIIIVTAVLIGILYWFFGTELGCAIRATGSNPAMSRAQGINTNFNIVLGLAVSNGLVALSGALLSQYQGFADVGMGRGAIVIGLAAVIIGEALFSRIFHNFALKMVSVSLGAIIYYIVIQLVLTLGFDANLLKLLSASVVAVFLAVPYWKGKYFSKPVKKAKEDAKNA